Proteins co-encoded in one Neofelis nebulosa isolate mNeoNeb1 chromosome 2, mNeoNeb1.pri, whole genome shotgun sequence genomic window:
- the LOC131504241 gene encoding probable transmembrane reductase CYB561D1 isoform X1 gives MKPVEVGLVPAPAREPRLTRWLRRGSGILAHLVALGFTIFLTVLSRPGTSLFSWHPVFMALAFCLCMAEAILLFSPEHSPFFFCSRKARIRLHWAGQTLAILCAALGLGFIISSRTRSELPHLVSWHSWVGTLTLLATSGQALCGLCLLCPRAARVSRVARLKLYHLTCGLVVYLMATGTVFLGMHSVWFQAQIKGAAWYLCLALPLYPALVIMHQISSSYLPKKKMEM, from the exons ATGAAGCCCGTGGAGGTAGGTCTGGTTCCCGCTCCAGCGAGGGAGCCGAGACTGACCCGCTGGCTGCGGAGAGGCAGTGGGATCTTGGCGCACCTGGTGGCTTTGGGCTTCACCATCTTTCTGACTGTGCTGTCCCGGCCGGGAACCA GTCTTTTCTCCTGGCACCCTGTATTCATGGCCTTGGCG TTCTGCCTCTGCATGGCTGAGGCCATCCTGCTCTTCTCGCCTGAGCACTCCCCATTCTTCTTCTGCTCCCGAAAGGCTCGGATCCGACTCCACTGGGCAGGGCAGACCCTAGCCATCCTCTGTGCAGCCCTGGGCCTGGGCTTCATCATCTCCAGCAGGACCCGCAGTGAGCTGCCCCACCTGGTGTCCTGGCACAGCTGGGTAGGCACTCTGACCCTGCTGGCCACTAGTGGTCAGGCACTATGTGGGCTCTGCCTCCTCTGTCCTCGAGCAGCCAGAGTCTCAAGGGTGGCTCGCCTCAAGCTCTACCATCTGACTTGTGGACTGGTGGTCTACCTGATGGCTACAGGAACGGTGTTCCTAGGCATGCACTCAGTGTGGTTCCAGGCCCAGATCAAAGGTGCAGCCTGGTACCTGTGCCTGGCACTGCCCCTCTATCCAGCCCTGGTGATCATGCACCAGATCTCCAGCTCCTACTtgccaaagaagaaaatggaaatgtaa
- the LOC131504241 gene encoding probable transmembrane reductase CYB561D1 isoform X2 translates to MKPVEFCLCMAEAILLFSPEHSPFFFCSRKARIRLHWAGQTLAILCAALGLGFIISSRTRSELPHLVSWHSWVGTLTLLATSGQALCGLCLLCPRAARVSRVARLKLYHLTCGLVVYLMATGTVFLGMHSVWFQAQIKGAAWYLCLALPLYPALVIMHQISSSYLPKKKMEM, encoded by the exons ATGAAGCCCGTGGAG TTCTGCCTCTGCATGGCTGAGGCCATCCTGCTCTTCTCGCCTGAGCACTCCCCATTCTTCTTCTGCTCCCGAAAGGCTCGGATCCGACTCCACTGGGCAGGGCAGACCCTAGCCATCCTCTGTGCAGCCCTGGGCCTGGGCTTCATCATCTCCAGCAGGACCCGCAGTGAGCTGCCCCACCTGGTGTCCTGGCACAGCTGGGTAGGCACTCTGACCCTGCTGGCCACTAGTGGTCAGGCACTATGTGGGCTCTGCCTCCTCTGTCCTCGAGCAGCCAGAGTCTCAAGGGTGGCTCGCCTCAAGCTCTACCATCTGACTTGTGGACTGGTGGTCTACCTGATGGCTACAGGAACGGTGTTCCTAGGCATGCACTCAGTGTGGTTCCAGGCCCAGATCAAAGGTGCAGCCTGGTACCTGTGCCTGGCACTGCCCCTCTATCCAGCCCTGGTGATCATGCACCAGATCTCCAGCTCCTACTtgccaaagaagaaaatggaaatgtaa